The proteins below come from a single Tsuneonella deserti genomic window:
- a CDS encoding Atxe2 family lasso peptide isopeptidase, translating into MVRFVHLAIALAAFACAATLGSPAVAACESLVAAGTDAPQPAKSLAAKDLIELREIGTLSSPTFTGPSPLAVSPDGARVAYLLTRADLASNSYCRALVVSSARAPGPPRILDRGGDPILVDDPVRGYYLASGAPEVITPVWSADGRRIAYRRRDGGVTRAWVVDAEGGEARPVSMDGHDVMAAAWSADGRRLIYAIWRGIAAQRQSIDEEGKLGWLYDERVIADISPRPAIAAAHAIDVFTVDLSSGRIAPAEGEDRERLQVPGLPGYPVDAAAIGPDGRRAWVERRQPSPLAPAVLTATDPRGRTVACAQESCSGGIVSIWWQGGSVLFLRREGWNNEMLGLYRWSVGASAAVPVMRTGDVLHGCVQAGASLICTHETSTQPRRLVSIDTRTGAIATLFNPNPDFDGIRLGSVRRLRWKNAIGLESWGDLVLPPDHKAGDRLPLVVVQYYSLGFLRGGTGDEYPIFLLAQRGFAVLSIQRPTFAAAADPSLKDWEAINAANQRGWAERKSLLSSVLGGVSKAIETGTIDPQRVGISGLSDGAATVAFALINSDAFAAAAISTCCLEPLTTMAFGGIGWADQLRRMGYPPGTADGRAFWRDMSLAQNAARIDTPLLMQLADTEYRLALEAYAALREQGKPVEMYVYPDEFHTKVQPVHRQAVYERNLDWFSFWLQHRVDPDPAKAAQYARWQSFRAAHPSADATPER; encoded by the coding sequence ATGGTAAGGTTTGTACACCTCGCCATCGCGCTCGCGGCCTTTGCCTGCGCCGCGACGCTCGGCAGCCCGGCCGTCGCGGCTTGCGAGAGCCTTGTCGCTGCCGGAACGGATGCTCCCCAGCCGGCGAAGTCGCTCGCCGCCAAGGACTTGATCGAGCTTCGCGAGATCGGCACGCTCAGTTCGCCGACGTTCACCGGTCCCAGTCCGCTCGCGGTCTCGCCTGACGGGGCACGCGTCGCGTATTTGCTCACGAGGGCGGACCTCGCTTCGAACAGCTACTGTCGAGCCCTGGTCGTCAGTTCGGCACGGGCGCCGGGGCCTCCACGAATCCTCGATCGCGGTGGCGACCCGATCCTGGTCGACGATCCGGTTCGAGGCTACTACCTGGCCAGCGGCGCTCCGGAGGTGATCACGCCGGTCTGGTCCGCCGACGGCCGACGCATCGCCTATCGGCGGCGCGACGGCGGCGTTACGCGGGCCTGGGTCGTCGATGCCGAAGGCGGCGAGGCCCGTCCCGTATCGATGGACGGGCATGATGTCATGGCTGCGGCCTGGAGCGCCGACGGGCGGCGGCTGATCTATGCCATTTGGCGCGGGATCGCCGCCCAAAGGCAATCGATCGACGAGGAGGGCAAGCTAGGCTGGCTCTACGACGAGCGGGTCATTGCCGATATCTCGCCGCGGCCGGCCATTGCGGCTGCACACGCGATCGACGTCTTTACCGTCGACCTGTCCTCAGGTCGCATCGCTCCGGCAGAAGGCGAAGACCGCGAACGCCTGCAAGTCCCGGGCCTTCCCGGATATCCGGTGGACGCCGCGGCAATCGGCCCGGATGGCCGCAGGGCGTGGGTCGAACGGCGCCAGCCATCCCCGCTCGCGCCCGCCGTCCTGACCGCCACGGACCCGCGAGGTCGAACCGTCGCCTGCGCCCAAGAGAGCTGTTCAGGGGGCATCGTCTCGATCTGGTGGCAAGGAGGCTCGGTCCTGTTCCTACGCCGAGAGGGCTGGAACAACGAGATGCTGGGTCTTTATCGTTGGTCCGTCGGCGCCTCGGCTGCCGTTCCCGTCATGCGTACCGGCGATGTGCTGCACGGCTGCGTCCAGGCGGGCGCTTCGCTGATCTGCACGCACGAGACGAGCACCCAGCCGCGCCGCCTGGTGTCGATCGACACACGGACCGGCGCCATCGCGACGTTGTTCAACCCCAATCCGGACTTCGACGGCATTCGGCTCGGGTCCGTGAGGCGGTTGCGGTGGAAAAATGCCATCGGGCTCGAGAGCTGGGGCGACCTTGTCCTGCCTCCGGACCATAAGGCGGGAGATCGGCTGCCGCTGGTCGTCGTTCAATATTACAGCCTCGGCTTCCTGCGCGGGGGGACGGGTGACGAATATCCGATCTTCCTCCTCGCGCAGCGCGGCTTCGCGGTCCTGAGCATCCAGCGCCCGACATTCGCTGCCGCCGCCGATCCGAGCCTGAAAGATTGGGAGGCGATCAATGCAGCCAACCAACGCGGCTGGGCGGAGCGCAAGAGCCTGCTGTCCTCGGTGCTGGGCGGCGTATCGAAAGCGATCGAAACCGGCACGATCGATCCGCAGCGGGTGGGCATCTCGGGGCTGAGCGATGGCGCGGCGACCGTTGCCTTCGCCTTGATCAATTCAGATGCCTTCGCGGCAGCGGCGATAAGCACGTGCTGCCTGGAGCCGCTGACGACGATGGCATTTGGCGGGATCGGATGGGCCGACCAGCTTCGCCGGATGGGCTATCCCCCGGGCACGGCCGACGGCCGCGCATTCTGGCGAGATATGTCGCTCGCCCAAAATGCAGCCCGGATCGACACGCCGCTCCTGATGCAGCTCGCCGACACCGAATACAGGCTCGCTCTCGAGGCCTACGCGGCCCTGCGCGAGCAGGGCAAGCCCGTCGAAATGTATGTCTATCCCGACGAGTTTCATACGAAGGTCCAACCGGTCCACCGCCAGGCCGTCTACGAGCGCAACCTCGACTGGTTCTCATTCTGGCTCCAGCACCGGGTAGATCCCGATCCGGCAAAGGCGGCGCAATATGCCCGGTGGCAATCGTTCCGCGCCGCCCACCCGAGCGCAGACGCGACGCCCGAGCGTTAG
- a CDS encoding TonB-dependent receptor domain-containing protein — MRPNWAGAAVAALLMTAMPEMAAAQSEDVRTYDIPAQDLAGALKAFAVASGREVIAPSETLEGKRSAPVVGQLAPDQAVARLLAGTGLSFTLVDGAFVIRPILAAAADVSSATAEAEILVTGTRIRGAPVASPVIAIGEDDIRAQGLSDLGEVARRIPQSFGGGQNPGIGANVPTASGGDVGGGSSLNLRGLGSDATLTLLNGHRLAYTAALQSVDVSAIPLAAIERVEVVPDGASAIYGSDAVAGVANIILRKRYSGLETGVRLATSTDGGGFQQRYDALAGATWSSGGVWAAYEYGSNSAIRAHDRSYASSRSPGLDLFPALRHHSVVASGRKDLAGDLSLSIDGLYNIRWSDSVMPTLPSGDLNAGRATFHSIDKSYGLAPSLELSLPANWRLALTGTYGMERVDFHQVQCAGADCSDAGWNYYRNTARSVEVSGSGHVVELPGGMSKVAIGAGYREIGFDRFSAALGAAINSVSRQDSYFAYGEVSLPLVGSEQGLRFVHRFDLDVAVRYERYPGIGGVVTPKVGAAWAITPDVSMKGSWGQSFRAPTLFQQYQPRTAVLYPSALLGASGSSPTSGAILLVGGNPALEPERATTWSATVDLQPRAAPGLAFAVGYFHIAYRDRIVSPITLLSQSLSNPSYRDQVILNPNSAEQAAALASTGSFINYTGVSYDPANIIAVVDNAYVNAGRQTAHGIDVLASYATSIGPGQQLTFSANVAYLKSEQQLAAGQPVEPLAGTIFNPPHWRGQGSASWSGGPLTLTAALSYIGGVRDTRFSPARGIDGMTMLDLTARYRVEGTGSPLEGTEFALSVQNLLNDKPDPISVGAPYQTPYDSTNYSPIGRLLAIEVRKKW; from the coding sequence GTCGCACGGCTGCTTGCGGGCACCGGGCTTTCCTTCACGCTCGTCGACGGCGCGTTCGTCATCCGCCCTATTCTCGCCGCCGCCGCTGACGTGTCCTCAGCGACCGCGGAGGCGGAGATCCTCGTGACCGGTACGCGCATTCGCGGGGCGCCTGTCGCGTCTCCGGTCATCGCAATCGGCGAGGACGATATTCGCGCCCAGGGCCTCTCCGACCTCGGTGAAGTCGCGCGCAGGATTCCGCAGAGCTTTGGTGGCGGCCAGAACCCGGGAATCGGCGCGAATGTCCCTACGGCGAGCGGAGGCGATGTCGGCGGCGGCTCGTCGCTCAACCTGCGCGGCCTCGGAAGCGACGCCACCTTGACCCTGCTCAACGGACACCGGCTGGCCTACACTGCCGCGCTCCAGAGCGTCGACGTGTCGGCGATCCCGCTTGCCGCAATCGAGCGGGTCGAAGTCGTACCGGACGGCGCTTCGGCCATTTACGGGTCGGACGCGGTTGCCGGGGTCGCCAACATCATCCTTCGCAAGCGCTATTCGGGACTGGAGACGGGCGTACGCCTCGCGACCTCGACCGACGGCGGCGGTTTCCAGCAGCGCTACGACGCGCTCGCCGGCGCCACCTGGTCGAGCGGCGGGGTCTGGGCGGCTTATGAATATGGCAGCAACAGCGCGATCCGCGCCCACGACCGCTCCTATGCCAGCTCCCGGTCGCCGGGGCTCGACCTCTTCCCGGCGCTGCGGCACCACAGCGTCGTCGCCAGCGGGCGGAAAGACCTCGCCGGCGATCTCTCCCTCAGCATCGACGGCCTCTACAACATCCGCTGGAGCGATTCGGTCATGCCGACCCTGCCCAGCGGCGACCTGAACGCGGGTCGGGCGACCTTTCATTCAATCGACAAATCCTACGGACTTGCCCCGTCGCTGGAACTCAGCCTCCCGGCGAACTGGCGCCTGGCCCTCACGGGCACCTACGGAATGGAGCGGGTGGACTTCCATCAGGTCCAGTGCGCCGGCGCCGACTGCAGCGACGCAGGGTGGAACTACTATCGAAATACCGCCAGGTCCGTCGAGGTCTCGGGGAGCGGCCATGTCGTCGAACTCCCCGGCGGCATGTCCAAAGTCGCGATCGGTGCCGGATACCGCGAAATCGGGTTCGACCGCTTCTCGGCCGCGCTCGGCGCCGCCATCAACTCGGTGTCCCGGCAAGACAGCTATTTTGCCTACGGGGAGGTAAGCCTGCCGCTCGTCGGGTCCGAACAGGGCCTTCGCTTCGTTCATCGCTTCGATCTCGACGTCGCTGTTCGGTACGAACGCTACCCTGGCATCGGCGGCGTGGTCACGCCCAAGGTGGGCGCCGCGTGGGCCATCACGCCCGACGTCTCCATGAAAGGCAGCTGGGGGCAATCGTTTCGCGCGCCGACCCTGTTCCAGCAGTACCAGCCCCGCACCGCCGTCCTCTACCCTTCGGCGCTTCTCGGGGCGTCCGGTTCAAGCCCGACCTCCGGCGCAATCCTGCTGGTCGGCGGCAATCCGGCTCTCGAACCGGAGCGGGCCACGACCTGGTCGGCGACCGTCGACCTGCAACCCCGCGCGGCACCCGGCCTCGCGTTCGCGGTCGGCTATTTCCATATCGCCTATCGCGACCGTATCGTCTCGCCGATCACGCTGCTGTCGCAGTCGCTCAGTAATCCGTCCTACCGCGACCAGGTCATCCTAAACCCGAACTCTGCCGAGCAGGCGGCTGCGCTCGCCAGCACGGGTTCCTTCATCAACTACACGGGCGTTTCCTACGACCCTGCCAACATCATAGCGGTCGTCGACAATGCCTATGTCAATGCGGGACGCCAGACCGCGCACGGCATCGACGTTCTTGCAAGCTATGCCACGTCGATCGGCCCGGGCCAGCAGCTGACCTTTTCGGCCAATGTCGCTTACCTCAAAAGCGAGCAGCAACTCGCGGCCGGCCAGCCCGTGGAACCGCTGGCGGGCACGATCTTCAATCCGCCGCACTGGCGCGGACAGGGCTCCGCAAGCTGGTCGGGCGGCCCGCTCACCTTGACCGCCGCGCTGAGCTATATCGGCGGCGTGCGGGACACGCGCTTCTCGCCAGCCCGTGGCATCGACGGGATGACGATGCTCGACCTGACGGCGCGCTATCGGGTCGAAGGGACGGGCAGCCCGCTGGAGGGTACGGAATTCGCGCTGTCGGTGCAGAACCTCCTTAACGATAAGCCGGATCCGATCAGCGTCGGTGCTCCCTACCAGACACCGTACGATTCAACGAACTACTCGCCTATCGGGCGACTGCTTGCGATCGAGGTTCGCAAGAAATGGTAA